The following DNA comes from Flammeovirgaceae bacterium.
CCGCCTTGTGGTATTTTGAAAGTGTGAACCTTTACAATGTGCTTTGCCCGCACAAAACCAAGTCCATGGCCGAGGTGCATACTTTTACAGAGTATAAAAAAGACGAGTTCATCTATTTTCCGGAGGAGAAGGCCACGCATATTTATATGATCGCCCAGGGCAGGGTAAAAGTGGGCCATTACCTTGACGATGGAAAGGAAGTGGTGACGGCCATATTGGACAGGGGCGAAATTTTCGGGGAGTTGGCGTTGGCAGGCGAGGAAACGCGAAGGGACTTTGCACAGGCCATGGACGAAGTTTCCATCTGCCCCCTGGGGATTGAGGACCTCAAAAACCTGATGAAGGAGGACAAGGAATTGAGTTTTAAAATCCTAAAGCTGGTAGGCCTGCGCCTGATGAAGCTGGAGCGGAAGCTGGAGCTGCTTGTCTTCAAAGACGCGCGCACGCGGATCATAGAATTCCTGAAAGACTCTGCCTCGTGGAAAGGGAAAAAGGTGGGCTTCGAAACGATGATCCCCACCAAGCTCACCCATAAGGACATCGCAGCGCTTACCGGTACCTCCCGGCAAACGGTAACCACCATATTGAACGAGCTCAAAGACCAGAACCTGATCAACTTTGACAGGAAGAAAATCCTTATAAGGGACCTTGACCGGTTAAAGTAATTTAGGGTAGCTTAAGGCCATCGGGCAAGTCCCTTTCCGTGTCCACATCGGCAAGGAGCGGCAAAGTATGGTAGGCCCAGCCGAGGCGCTCAAAATCCCCGATCGTGTTCCCCGCCACTGAGGGGGCACTCCATTGTTTGTTGTAAAAAAAAACCGGGGAAAATTTTTTCAGCCCCAG
Coding sequences within:
- a CDS encoding Crp/Fnr family transcriptional regulator, whose protein sequence is MGKETALWYFESVNLYNVLCPHKTKSMAEVHTFTEYKKDEFIYFPEEKATHIYMIAQGRVKVGHYLDDGKEVVTAILDRGEIFGELALAGEETRRDFAQAMDEVSICPLGIEDLKNLMKEDKELSFKILKLVGLRLMKLERKLELLVFKDARTRIIEFLKDSASWKGKKVGFETMIPTKLTHKDIAALTGTSRQTVTTILNELKDQNLINFDRKKILIRDLDRLK